The Daphnia pulex isolate KAP4 chromosome 3, ASM2113471v1 genome includes a region encoding these proteins:
- the LOC124190011 gene encoding myosin-9-like → MATYNGHADSRIDRNDRYFKYLVVDHNDSIDSTTQAEWAQKKLIWIPHDHFGFVSASIKGERGDEFEMEVMETGERCHVPMESLQNMNPPKFNKVEDMTELTFQNEASILYNIKERYHSGLIYTYSGPFCVVVNPYKKLPIYKEKIINLYKDKNRNKMPPHVFAITDTILLRNENDLHILSNLTAMELWLSLSVFTNARFNKSSPVVLATEVFLSTCFAAGLQILFQCFSIIHKRKYKRNVVNTRK, encoded by the exons ATGGCCACCTATAATGGCCATGCTGATTCCAGAATTGATCGCAATGATCGCTATTTCAAATACTTAGTGGTGGACCACAATGACTCCATTGACTCAACCACCCAAGCTGAGTGGGCCCAGAAAAAACTGATATGGATCCCCCACGACCACTTTGGATTTGTCTCAGCTTCAATCaaaggagaaagaggagaCGAGTTTGAAATGGAAGTCATGGAAACTGGAGAACGCTGCCATGTGCCAATGGAAAGTTTGCAAAATATGAATCCACCCAAATTCAACAAGGTGGAAGACATGACCGAGCTGACTTTCCAGAATGAGGCCTCAATCCTCTACAACATCAAGGAACGCTATCACTCTGGACTAATCTAC ACATACTCTGGCCCGTTTTGCGTGGTAGTCAACCCCTACAAGAAACTGCCCATCTACAAGGAGAAGATCATTAATTTGTACAAGGACAAGAATCGAAACAAAATGCCTCCACATGTCTTCGCCATCACCGATACGATTTTGTTGAGGAATGAAAATGACTTACATATCTTGTCGAATTTAACAGCCATGGAACTTTGGTTATCACTTTCTGTATTTACTAATGCTCGATTCAACAAGTCGAGCCCTGTGGTACTAGCTACTGAAGTTTTTCTCTCAACTTGTTTTGCTGCAGGATTGCAAATTCTTTTCCAGTGCTTTTCCATTATTCACAAACGAAAATACAAACGCAATGTTGTAAACACGAGAAAATAG